A portion of the Punica granatum isolate Tunisia-2019 chromosome 7, ASM765513v2, whole genome shotgun sequence genome contains these proteins:
- the LOC116213304 gene encoding WRKY transcription factor 72B-like yields the protein MKESLMAMEKRAHDDVSNGDDHLEELLPTVENRSPMRKENDQLKTSSPHRQLTISKIENSPSEPNPSLSPSRGIEQDDQIESARAEMGEMREENERLKMYLERIMRDYKELQMQFFNIVKQEDGRQQQAVNPGSGAHQELEESDLVSLNLGWVSGSSSVGKDKKRKLSALEIKDQKINDDQQGLALSLDCNFEAAKSGTVESLAKNMNPEKENSSEDPKEDAGEMWPPSKVLKTMRSGEDEVSQQNPAKKTRVCVRARCNTPTMNDGCQWRKYGQKIAKGNPCPRAYYRCTVAPSCPVRKQVQRCAEDMSILITTYEGTHNHPLPVSATAMASTTSAAASMLLSGSLTSESSQAGSQPIAAATDLHGLNFYLSDPSRSKQFYLPNSSLMTPSPSHPTITLDLTSGPPVSSSASSYLNRFFSATSRSNSSTSLNFHSSEPCALPIPWGNGLLNYGTTSHQPFNKSDPQESFLHHLPSLQKTNNNPQDSIAAAAKAITTEPNFQSALAAALKSIIGVAGSAAGGTTLALGNYQGGSGVDIFSQKSSWNESFWPRAEISMDQRHK from the exons ATGAAAGAAAGCTTAATGGCCATGGAGAAGAGAGCTCACGATGACGTCTCTAATGGTGATGATCATCTCGAAGAGCTGCTCCCAACG GTTGAAAACCGAAGTCCAATGCGGAAGGAAAACGATCAATTGAAGACATCTTCTCCCCACCGGCAACTGACAATATCAAAGATCGAAAATTCGCCCTCCGAACCCAATCCGTCACTGTCACCTTCAAGAGGCATAGAACAG GATGACCAGATCGAATCGGCCCGAGCAGAGATGGGTGAGATGAGGGAGGAGAACGAGAGGCTGAAGATGTACTTGGAGCGCATAATGAGAGACTACAAAGAACTCCAGATGCAGTTCTTCAACATCGTTAAGCAAGAAGATGGAAGGCAACAGCAGGCGGTTAATCCCGGTTCCGGTGCTCACCAGGAACTTGAAGAATCGGATCTCGTCTCCCTTAACCTTGGATGGGTTTCCGGTTCTTCTTCTGTGGGAAAggataagaaaagaaagttgTCCGCTCTAGAGATTAAGGATCAGAAAATCAATGATGATCAGCAAGGGTTGGCGCTTTCTTTGGACTGCAACTTCGAAGCGGCTAAGTCGGGAACAGTGGAATCACTGGCAAAAAATATGAACCCCGAGAAGGAGAACAGCTCCGAGGATCCGAAGGAGGATGCTGGGGAGATGTGGCCACCGAGTAAAGTTCTCAAGACCATGAGAAGTGGAGAAGATGAGGTTTCTCAGCAGAACCCGGCCAAGAAAACTAGAGTTTGTGTGAGAGCGAGATGCAATACCCCGACG ATGAACGATGGATGCCAGTGGAGAAAATATGGACAGAAGATTGCAAAAGGAAATCCATGCCCTCGAGCCTATTACCGTTGCACAGTTGCGCCATCATGTCCTGTAAGGAAACAG GTACAGAGATGCGCGGAGGACATGTCGATTCTGATAACGACATATGAAGGAACACACAACCACCCGCTTCCGGTTTCAGCCACTGCCATGGCCTCCACCACATCGGCGGCTGCCTCCATGCTTTTATCGGGCTCATTGACCTCCGAATCCAGCCAAGCTGGCAGCCAGCCAATTGCTGCGGCCACTGACCTCCACGGATTAAACTTCTATCTCTCCGACCCTTCAAGATCGAAGCAATTCTACTTGCCCAATTCATCGCTCATGACACCTTCACCTTCCCACCCGACAATCACCCTTGACCTTACTTCAGGCCCACCTGTATCGTCCTCCGCATCATCTTACCTCAACCGGTTCTTTTCCGCTACTTCAAGGTCCAACTCATCCACGAGCTTAAACTTCCATTCGTCCGAGCCATGTGCTCTACCGATCCCTTGGGGTAACGGGTTACTTAACTATGGCACAACGAGCCATCAACCTTTCAACAAGAGCGACCCTCAAGAAAGCTTTCTTCACCATCTTCCCTCCTTGCAAAAGACAAACAATAACCCGCAAGACTCCATAGCTGCAGCGGCCAAGGCAATCACGACGGAGCCGAACTTCCAGTCTGCCCTAGCTGCTGCCCTCAAGTCAATAATCGGCGTTGCTGGGAGTGCTGCCGGTGGAACCACGCTGGCTCTTGGAAACTATCAGGGAGGCTCCGGTGTGGATATTTTCAGCCAAAAGTCAAGTTGGAATGAGAGTTTCTGGCCTCGGGCCGAAATATCTATGGACCAACGCCACAAGTGA